In Halopseudomonas xinjiangensis, a single genomic region encodes these proteins:
- a CDS encoding flagella synthesis protein FlgN, with product MIDLQTIFDQAVQDCQLFLELLDREQDALARHDMTELERLLDAKSPIIKALSLHDQAIAGWCQQAGKQAEQTMEGFIDSLGQPQLRQDYEAFRAALLRCQDANQRNARLVRHSQHATTHLIDLLRNQGESSQSVYDRQGLTSRAGSQRPLTKA from the coding sequence ATGATCGATCTGCAAACAATATTCGACCAGGCCGTCCAGGATTGTCAGCTGTTTCTCGAGCTTCTTGACCGCGAGCAGGATGCGCTTGCTCGTCATGATATGACCGAGCTGGAACGCTTGCTCGACGCCAAGTCTCCCATCATCAAGGCGCTCTCTCTGCATGACCAGGCCATCGCCGGTTGGTGCCAACAGGCTGGAAAACAGGCTGAGCAGACCATGGAAGGCTTCATCGACTCGCTCGGGCAGCCACAGCTGCGCCAGGACTACGAGGCGTTCCGCGCTGCCTTGCTGCGCTGCCAGGATGCCAATCAACGTAATGCCAGACTGGTCCGCCACAGCCAGCATGCAACCACCCATCTCATCGATCTGCTACGTAATCAGGGCGAGTCGAGCCAGAGCGTCTACGATCGCCAGGGGCTGACCAGCCGCGCCGGCTCGCAGCGCCCGCTAACCAAAGCCTGA
- a CDS encoding flagellar brake protein: MLFEQEVGPQPPRDVRSQIEITSLLKTLQQSRDPLMVTFSERAQKFQSFIVNIDSASGMLWIDELIPREGDRYVEQGESFRIDAWHEGVHMRWSCAGAQKVVFENAPAYSAPLPADMIYHQKRGAFRAAVHRSLETKVGLIKQQRQHQILGELADISATGCKARFVGDLRNQVTPGELHEQSFVELPDAGRIGLTVEVRHIVYDEAAGESHVGLRFHQPPPSAQRQIDRYVNTLQREARRLEKEDLF, encoded by the coding sequence ATGCTATTTGAACAGGAAGTGGGTCCTCAGCCCCCTCGGGACGTTCGTTCCCAGATCGAAATCACCTCGCTCTTGAAGACGCTACAACAGTCGCGCGACCCACTTATGGTGACCTTCTCTGAGCGGGCGCAGAAGTTTCAGAGCTTCATCGTCAATATCGACTCCGCCTCAGGGATGCTTTGGATCGACGAGCTGATCCCACGCGAAGGCGACCGCTACGTCGAACAAGGAGAGTCCTTTCGCATCGATGCGTGGCATGAAGGGGTTCATATGCGCTGGAGCTGCGCAGGTGCGCAGAAAGTTGTGTTCGAAAACGCTCCCGCGTACAGCGCGCCGCTTCCCGCAGACATGATCTACCACCAGAAACGCGGGGCGTTTCGTGCTGCCGTACATCGTTCGCTTGAGACGAAGGTGGGCCTGATCAAGCAACAACGCCAACATCAGATTCTCGGGGAGCTTGCGGACATCTCCGCGACAGGCTGTAAAGCGCGCTTCGTTGGCGACTTGCGCAATCAGGTAACCCCCGGAGAGCTGCACGAACAAAGCTTCGTCGAACTGCCCGATGCAGGTCGCATCGGCCTGACGGTAGAAGTCCGCCATATCGTTTACGACGAAGCCGCGGGCGAAAGCCACGTCGGTTTACGCTTCCATCAGCCCCCACCCAGCGCTCAACGACAGATAGATAGGTACGTCAACACGCTACAGCGCGAAGCGCGGCGCCTTGAGAAAGAAGATCTGTTTTAA
- a CDS encoding MFS transporter gives MSSTFAAFSSLYFATLLMLTGSGLLSTYIGLRLSGEGVSEVWIGILMTGYYVGLVMGGWVGHRLIARVGHIRAFVASAGVVTASVIGHALSDDVQVWLALRFLVGMAMMCQYMVLESWLNEQAESHQRGRVFAAYMVVTFLGLACGQVVLAVMPELDLRHILLVAMCFSLCLVPVAVTNRIHPAPLHPAPLKVKFFIERVPLALSTIAVSGILLGAFYGLAPVFASSVGLATSDVGIFMAVTIGAGLLAQWPVGWLSDRLDRSRMIQLNAIVLTGVVFIIAVAVLPESGLMLMTGLFGILAFTLYPLAVALANDHVEQEQRVLLSAMLLVTFGLGASVGPLLGSTVMKFWGPQALYLFMGVCTLLLSLQVRPGRVTGEHLVEEAPIHYMPAAGNLVSSPLAAAIDPRVDEHIVAEQMLDEGDAYSARRQDEDEHRPA, from the coding sequence ATGTCCAGCACGTTTGCCGCTTTTTCTTCCCTGTATTTCGCCACGCTTCTCATGTTGACGGGGAGTGGCCTGCTCAGTACTTACATAGGTCTGCGGCTTTCCGGGGAAGGCGTGAGCGAGGTATGGATCGGTATTCTCATGACCGGCTATTACGTCGGTCTGGTCATGGGCGGCTGGGTAGGGCATCGGTTGATAGCCAGGGTTGGCCATATTCGTGCTTTTGTCGCTAGCGCGGGAGTCGTCACTGCTTCGGTAATCGGCCATGCCTTGTCGGATGACGTGCAGGTCTGGCTGGCACTCCGGTTTCTGGTCGGCATGGCGATGATGTGCCAGTACATGGTATTGGAAAGCTGGTTGAACGAGCAGGCCGAGTCGCACCAGCGAGGGCGGGTGTTTGCTGCTTATATGGTCGTGACCTTTCTTGGTCTCGCATGCGGTCAGGTGGTGCTGGCGGTCATGCCCGAATTGGACCTGCGCCATATCCTGCTTGTGGCGATGTGTTTCTCGCTATGCCTGGTACCGGTAGCCGTGACCAACCGCATCCACCCCGCGCCGCTGCATCCTGCGCCGCTTAAGGTCAAGTTCTTTATCGAGCGTGTCCCGCTCGCCCTCAGTACGATCGCGGTCTCCGGCATTCTGCTGGGCGCGTTCTACGGCCTCGCTCCGGTGTTCGCCAGTTCAGTAGGGTTGGCTACGTCCGATGTGGGTATCTTCATGGCGGTCACTATCGGTGCCGGGCTTCTGGCTCAATGGCCGGTTGGGTGGCTGTCCGATCGTCTGGACCGCAGTCGGATGATTCAGCTGAACGCCATAGTGCTCACGGGCGTGGTGTTCATCATTGCCGTGGCGGTTCTGCCGGAATCAGGGTTGATGTTGATGACAGGGTTGTTCGGCATTCTGGCGTTCACCCTTTATCCTCTCGCTGTCGCTCTGGCGAACGATCATGTCGAACAGGAGCAGAGGGTTCTGCTATCGGCGATGTTGCTGGTCACTTTCGGTTTGGGGGCGAGTGTCGGGCCGCTGCTTGGTTCGACGGTGATGAAATTTTGGGGTCCGCAGGCGCTTTATCTGTTCATGGGCGTCTGCACGCTGCTGCTGTCACTACAGGTTCGCCCGGGTCGGGTGACGGGTGAGCATCTGGTCGAAGAGGCACCGATCCACTATATGCCTGCTGCAGGTAACCTGGTCAGCTCGCCGTTGGCTGCGGCTATCGATCCGCGAGTCGATGAGCACATTGTGGCAGAGCAGATGCTGGACGAAGGGGACGCGTACAGCGCGCGTCGGCAGGACGAAGACGAGCATCGTCCTGCCTGA
- a CDS encoding Arc family DNA-binding protein, which translates to MKTAIQHYTSRTADKFVVRLPQGMRDRIAEVAKQHHRSMNSEIIARLEHSLLDLPTLPEQPSRQALNDQQLDALSHPERELLVRFREMSRRQQNALLALLAAEAS; encoded by the coding sequence ATGAAAACTGCAATCCAACACTATACGAGCAGAACCGCGGACAAGTTTGTGGTTCGGCTACCGCAAGGCATGCGCGACCGCATCGCTGAGGTGGCTAAGCAGCATCACCGCAGCATGAACTCTGAAATCATCGCCCGGCTCGAACACAGCTTGCTGGACCTGCCGACACTTCCCGAACAACCGTCCCGGCAGGCGCTGAATGATCAACAACTCGATGCGCTGAGCCACCCTGAGCGAGAACTGCTCGTGCGCTTCCGTGAGATGAGTCGCAGACAGCAGAACGCACTATTGGCTCTGCTGGCGGCGGAAGCGAGCTGA
- a CDS encoding sodium ion-translocating decarboxylase subunit beta yields MEKLLQLWHTTGLYHIEPGQIVMIVVCFALVYLAIRKGFEPLLLIPIGFGGILANLPVANMAEGTGILHLIYEVGLPTSVFPLLIFMGVGAMTDFGPMLANPRTLLLGAAAQFGIFGTLLGAIALTAYSIPGFEFTLKEAASIAIIGGADGPTSIFVTSKLAPDLLGPIAVAAYSYMALVPLLQPPIMRALTNEKERAIVMTQLRVVSKTEKIMFPLVLLMLVGLLLPDAAPLVGFLCFGNLMRESGVVERLADTTRNALINIVTIGLGLAVGSKLSSEAFLQLKTLGILVLGMIAFCAGTAAGVLMAKLMNAVSKQAINPLIGSAGVSAVPMAARVSNKVGLESNPQNFLLMHAMGPNVAGVIGSAVAAGVLLNFVG; encoded by the coding sequence ATGGAGAAGCTTCTCCAGTTGTGGCATACCACTGGGCTGTATCACATCGAGCCCGGCCAGATTGTAATGATCGTCGTCTGTTTCGCGCTGGTCTATCTGGCTATCCGCAAGGGGTTCGAACCTTTGCTGCTGATCCCGATCGGCTTCGGCGGCATTCTGGCGAACCTCCCGGTTGCGAACATGGCGGAAGGAACCGGCATACTTCATCTCATCTACGAGGTAGGTCTGCCTACGAGCGTCTTCCCTTTGCTCATCTTCATGGGCGTAGGTGCAATGACCGACTTCGGTCCGATGTTGGCCAATCCTCGCACGCTTCTGCTGGGCGCTGCGGCTCAGTTCGGTATTTTTGGGACGCTATTGGGTGCTATCGCGCTAACCGCCTACAGCATTCCGGGCTTCGAGTTCACATTGAAGGAGGCCGCTTCGATCGCGATCATTGGTGGCGCGGACGGTCCGACCTCCATCTTTGTGACGTCCAAGCTGGCACCTGATCTGCTTGGCCCCATTGCGGTAGCGGCCTACTCGTATATGGCGCTGGTGCCTCTATTGCAGCCGCCGATCATGCGGGCACTGACCAACGAAAAGGAGCGAGCGATCGTCATGACGCAGCTTCGCGTGGTTAGCAAAACCGAGAAGATCATGTTCCCGCTGGTTCTGTTGATGCTGGTAGGCTTGCTGCTCCCGGACGCTGCGCCGCTGGTTGGTTTCCTGTGCTTTGGTAACCTCATGCGCGAGTCTGGGGTTGTGGAGCGTCTGGCTGACACCACGCGTAATGCGCTGATCAACATCGTCACCATCGGTCTGGGTCTTGCGGTGGGTTCCAAGCTGTCATCCGAGGCGTTCCTGCAGCTCAAGACCCTCGGTATTCTGGTCCTGGGGATGATCGCATTCTGCGCAGGCACGGCAGCGGGGGTACTGATGGCCAAGCTGATGAACGCAGTCAGCAAGCAGGCGATCAATCCGCTGATCGGTTCGGCCGGGGTGTCGGCAGTGCCGATGGCTGCGCGGGTGTCGAACAAGGTTGGTCTGGAGTCGAACCCGCAGAACTTCCTGCTGATGCACGCGATGGGTCCGAACGTCGCAGGGGTCATCGGCTCGGCGGTTGCAGCGGGGGTTCTGCTCAACTTCGTAGGCTAA